The window gagcaggactgcggtccaacccactgcgccaccgcaccccccttaagtGTTAAGcaatttagttatttacccatttatacagctgtgtggtTTCTACTTAtgaagtacctcgatcaagggtattacaaggaggtgggatttacaCCTGAGCCCTTCAGGTGTAAAGTAGCAGTGGTAACCACTATGCTCTCTGCctcaacatttattcatttaaactgatgcttttctcttaaCGACTTAGTGTAATGCTAccaacagttatttacccacttatacagctagATAGTTTTATACAGGTAGAGGTGGGATATCAACCTGTGGCCTTTTGGTTCAAAGGCATCAGTGGCCCCTGTCGGCTTCATAATGCACATAATTTACATGCAGAAAACCTTATGAGGCCTGGAGCCATACGTTAATGTGCTGAGTGAATCCACTGTTATCTATTGCTGTCTGTGAGCAGCTCAAGCACATCAACACCACAGGAGAGATTACATTAGGTCGAAAGTACAAGGCAAATCATATTGTGATATGGTACAGCATCACTTTTTGCCCTGCAGACATCAAGCAGTCCCTCGTCGTCAGCGAGTTTGGCTCCAACAGAGACCCAGAGGTGGTCGACAAGATCTTAACCACCATGCAGAAGATCCTGTGCATCCCAGTCCATGGGTAGGTGTGGCAGGAAAtctgtgctttcatttttttgcacagcTCCTGTGATTTAATCCCAGTAAATGGGTGTAAATAGAGGTGGTTTTACCATACCCCAGGTCCATGGTGTGCAGATGAGGTTCTTCTCTGCTCCGTCATACAACCCGTTTGTCTGCAGGGTGCGCAGCATTGGCACGGCAGCCACCAACATGTGCCTGGTGGCCTCGGGTTCTGCGGAGGCCTACTATGAGATCGGCGTGCACTGCTGGGACATCGCAGCTGCCTCCGTCATCGTCATGGAGGCTGGGGGTGTTCTGATGGATGTGGAAGGTGGGCTAAACCACTGGGTTATAGAGATGCTACAACCGTTGCAGGATTTCAGCAGTATCTATTTTTAACGCATCACCAAAACTGCTGGAGGATGGGTGATAAAGGCTCGAAAAATGATTTCGTTAGTCAATATGCagtcatttactgtacattcataAAGGATACTCAACTGTGTTAAATATACCATGTTTTTAGTCATGACTGTAAATGCAATGTAGAATTTTATGGTTGTTTTCATGTTAACCATCATGTGACCAGTGCATCTGCTGCTTCCAGGAGGACCTTTGGACCTCATGTCCAGGAGAGTAGTGGCAGCCAACAACAGCACAATCGCTGAGCAAATCGTCAAAGAGATTAAAGTGTTTCCTGCTGAAAGAGATGACACTTCCTGCGGGGACACACACTGAGCGCTGCATGGAAATAAACTaggttttaatctttttcagtattatacgtttaaaaaaaaaaaaatgtcaggggTGCTGGCGCTGCTGCACTGGTAAGATTGAACAGCTGGAATGACCACTTGTGTACTGTAGTACTATAGTGTTTAGTAATCTTGCCAACCAAtgtctatttttaaaattttcacttGCATTACTGTGGCCAAAGACTGTCAATgctttaatttctgtattttctatgagatgtatgtcactttggagaaaagcatctgctaaatgaataaatgtaatttatcaaTGATAGTGAACCTATAAAAACTCTAGATATTTATGTTCATTGTAAACACCATTCCTAGAGTTTAATCACATGCAGGAATATTTTGTATTCCTACTGTAACAAACTTTATAATTCCACTATAAATTGACTCCTTTAAATACTTAGACACTCAACATAAACccacagtttattttttgcagttgtgCATTGGTTCTGAAGAAAGACACTACCAAgtgttttaaactgtaaaaataaatatatttaacttttttcatgAACACAGTGTTTGCATAAGCATTAATGTAGTAGTGCTGTTACTGGTTGTGACAGTCCTTCAAAGTACTTGTCTCATACCTTCTAGAAAAATCAGCGGACATTCTTTTGTCACAGTGCAAAACGACTTGATTACACGCAAACATTTCGCATCCTGAGGCTATAAGACCTGTTGAGCTTAGGATGGTTATGGAGTTACTGGAGTGCCGTTACATTTCCTGCAGTTGCATAAAAGAGTACTGTTAAGTTGGGGCGAGACAGAGCATGCTCAATTAATACGACAGCGTTGAGAGCCCACGACACTACGAAACTGACTGTCAGTAGAACTGAGAGCGCGCTCAGGGTCTGCGTGATGAACCCTCCTCACCTGCCAGCAGGTTTAGGCCTAAACTGCTCTTTGAAGTCGTGTTCGTACGAGCGCGACCTTGCCGTTTTAAGAACGGTTAAATTGACACGTCAGTAAGCCTCAGCCATTTTAGGATTCTGCAGTAAAAACCATGTTAATTTCAGAGTAATCCAAAAGACTGAAATCTACAACCCAAGAAGGTGCACGAGGAGGGATCTCAACAGTCCCTTGTTTCTGGGGCTCCTCAGTCGTTGAGCAGCAGCAGAATCTGGGAGTTGGGggacacccccctccccgggTTGTTTGGTGCTGTGCTCCACGGCTCCTCCTGGACGGGTGTGAAGCGCGAGGCTGGAAACGCGGCCTTCCCTGCACACCCTGGGTTTCCCGGCAGCCTGAGCTGCTGCTTCACGACCTGGGGCACGAGAGCAGAGGAGCGTGAGGGAGGGCTGAGATTCACTGCCGTGATCCACCTGAACTTCATACCTTCTGCCTACAACCCTCTCTGCACCTACTTTAACATTTCGCGTTTAGCcattgcttttatccaaagtgacacaacAACCAACAAAGAGCTTTCAACACACAAAATCATTACCGCAGTCTGACGAGAGAGAGATGAGAATCAAATAGATGACGATTCCGTCAAAAGGGATGATATGATGGAGATTTAcagagcagttaggagatcaggagaagtgggtccaaaggAGATGCGTTTTGAGACTGGCAAATTCATCAAGTTCTTTACGCAAAGTGACACAAGCGCTGCGATATAAGACCACACACGCAGAGGCCCACCTGTCTCAGCCGCTGCAAGTAGACCTCCTCGGGCTCCTGTGGACAGGCCCTCGGAACGGCAATCTTCCAACGCTGAAGCTCGGCCTCCATCTCCGCCCGGTTGTACAGCTCCGCCGGATCCAAGCGGTTCTTGTTGATTAGCTCCACTAGGCACTCTTTGTAGTGCAGCCTAAAAGAGGCCAGACCACCCAAGCTGGGTTTGTAccctaagctacttgcaattatttacccatttattacaacagtaatttttactctagcaactcaggccaagtaccttgatcaagaatactgcaacagggattcgaacccgtgtcctccaGCTGCAAGGCACAGCTCCGACCACTTTGTAACAATTTCATTccttatgcacacacacacacctcggaGTGTGTTCTCACTCACATGCAGTAGCCGCCATACTCTGGGGGGGCTGCTTTCCCACAGCACTCCTCCTTCTGGCTGGAGGACTCTCTGTgctccaggacgggacacacacCTGCAAGAGTCGTCCCGCATCGACGACGGCCGTCaacaacagagacacacacacacacacacacacacacacacacacacacacacacaacaacttGACCGCACGGATGAGCATTAAATGCAAAAGCCGCACACCTGGAATCACGGCACAGCTAAACATTAGTAAGGGTAACACACCCAGAACAATTACACCGCATCGGTACCCATCAACAACGCAAGCATCTGCAATAATTACACTGCATGGATACACATCAAATTCACAATCACACACCTGCAGTAAGTCAGatggagacagacacacaaacacaccagccTGACACAGGAAGTGAAATGACTCTCAAAGGCAGGGGAGTcagaaggaaataaatcataaaaactGTGTTTGACACAATTGCTAAGTACTCTAGGTGTAGTACTGTGACTGTAGTACTCTGAACGTTCCTTGGACCCCCTATGCCAGAAGGACCACAAACGATACAGCCGTGTTCACAACTGTGTCCTTTTTGACTCCAAACCACATCCCACAGCGCTCAGGATCCTGCCCCATCGTCACATGATACAGGTGAGGTGCCCGTGTGTTACCTGTGCGCTCCTTCCGCGGCGCCTGGCCTTTGCCATGGGGCTGCAGTGTGTAGGACACCCGATGGGACTGAAGGACAAAAATAcacgaaaaaagaaaacacatgaaaCTGCAGCAGATTGATCTATGTTCCAATtggaaaatttacatttattcatctagctgatgatttttttccccccctcaaagcaactgacaatgttaagttccaattatttacccatttatacagctgggtaattttacggcaagtacctcgctcaagggtactacagctggagctgggatttgaacctgcgacctttgggtccacaggcagtagctccaaccactacgctaccagctgctccgaAGAGCCCGCCCTATGAGGGTCCAAACACCCCGGTGTGTAACGGCCACCCATCGACAGTTCTCATCGGCGGGAGGGAAGTGAGCTCGaacctggagcagctgctgcagtcGGGGGACACTCCAGTCCCGCAGGTGGTACAGACAGTCCCGGGGGTGGTGGGCATGCAGACCTCTGGTCCTGCACTCGGCAGAGAAATTGCAGGCCTGGCAGATGCCGAAAAAGCAGCGTTAGAGACCATGACGTGAAACGGAACGACTTTTTCCCGCGTCGCCTGGACATAAAGTACTCTGGAGACTGGAAAGTGGACACAAAGTGCTCTGAACACCACAAAACCCTGAAGTAGAAACCAGCACCTCATTCAGTTATGAACAGTGGAAGAGCCTCATGGGGCACAAGGAAGCCCATAATTCAGGGCACCAGAAGTTACAAATCGCTTCTCCGAAGCGACTCTTAGCATTAAGGCACTTGCACCTACTCACCCATccacacagctgggtcattttcactggagtaaatcagggtaagtaccttactcaagggtactacaccagggggtgggctttgaacctacaacctacAAGTCCAAAGATGgaaactctaaccactgtattacctgctgcccctcctACCTTACATGTGTAACAGATTTAATGGAtggagacagagacacacacacacacacacacacacacacacacacacacacacacacacacacacacacacacacacacacacacacactacttacGGGGCCCGGCTGGAACGGCCTGCTGCAGCCTCCACAGAACTCGTGCTGACACTGGGTGCACCTGAAGTGCAGACAGCCCCCCTTGGACAGGTAGAACCGGAACCTGCACTTGGGACAGTCTGAAAGGACACGTGGAGAAACACGTGGCCGTCACACgctggcgcgcgcgcacacacacacgcggagcCGCCGTCCTTCCCGCGAGGGGCGCCGCACACCTACCAATCTTATTACGGCTGAGGAGCTGCTCCAGGCGGGCCGTCTGGTACTCCGGGTTATTGTGCAGCTGCCACTCCTTGAACTTCTCGCAGGTCAGGCCCTCGTGCTGCGGCACCCACTGAAAAgaacgcgcacacacgcacacgcgcgcatcTTTGTCTTGTTCTTTGCACTGATGGAGGAGGAAGTGTCCTTGTTTCAGCTCATTCCTCCTGGGTGTCATCCTGttattttggggggaaaaaagtgtgtgcatgtcgatgtgtgtgtgtgtgtgtgtgtgtgtgtgtgtgagactcacAGGACCGCGGCACTTGGAGCAAGTGCTCTTCCCGCAGCTGGGACAGTCCATCCTCAATCTGTCGGCTTCGTGGAGCAGCCCAAACGaacactaaaaacacacacggcCACAAACGTTAGCCTCTCatttacccccccccaccaccacaatAACAGGAAGGGATGCtgtgcagaaattaaattaaatagcACTAAACAAAGGACAGCTGGAAACGTAGTACTTAGCGCTAgcacctttggacccagaggtcacaggtttaaatcccacctccagctgtagtacccttcagcatggtacttaccctaaattactccagtacaattatccatctgtataaatgggtgaataattgaaGGTGGTtaaacactataagtcactttggagaaaagcatcagataaatataattCAATTTCCGTATTTCTTATAAGCATAAATGTCCAACTATATAGATGAATAAATCTTAAATTacacaacatttttcaaagttcttagttatgtcgatttttgcgCTAATTATGATTAGTTACAGTTTACTAGGTAAAAAAACACCACTAgttcagtgtcagttttagtttggtagtTTATAGCCACTGGAAGATTCCAGAAgacaccagaacattctagaaagaatcagatcctaaaaggtattATTACATTCGGTGCTTGGGACCAGGGGCCGTGTTCCTGTTCTCAGCAACACGTAGGACAAGACAAAGACTGTAACAGTGTGGGGAGGCCTGATAGGAACAGTAAACACCAGGTAATTTACACCAATTTGCTCATGTAAAATCTTCCGTTAGagggaacattttattgcaggtGTTCAAAAAGTGTAAGACTTACAAATTTacctggcgcttttctccaaagcgacttacaattatttacccaactatacagccaggtaattttcactagaccaattcagggtgaataccttgctcaagggtactacagctggaggcgggattcgaacctgcaaccttccggTCCAAAGCCAACAGCCCTAACCGATACAGTTGAGGCTGAACTGGCGACTGCGTGACAACGTTCTCTTACATGGGCACACCAGCGGAAATTGGGCATCTCCTGCAGGGCGTGGTCTCTCAGCTTCCTCTGGAAGAGCTCGTGCGTCTCCTCGTCCAGATAGTGTCGGATCTGCGAGCGGGGAAGCGCAGCGACACGGTTGCGGTTCACGGCATCTGCGTTCGAGGGACGACCGACCACGCTAACGTCCGCCTCCTGACCTGCGTGTCCAGCAGGCTGAAGAAGTCCATGGCCTCCTCCCAGCGGGCGGTGGCGCGCACGTCCGGCTTGTTGCAGATGGGACACGCCACGGCCACGATGCTCTTCTCCTTGATGACGGACGAGAAGTAGGCCTTGAAGCAGCTCTCGCAGAAGGCGCACGAGCAGTGGGTCATGGTGATGATCTGCGGAGGAGAAGCGGGTCGCGGCGCCGGTCAGAAGCGCGGAGACGGCGGCAGCGGGTCGGGGCGATCGGCGGCGGAGTCGCGGTGGGAGGAGGAGCGGGACGCGAACTGCGCGGAGGAGCAAAGGCTCACGACGGCAGCGAGGAATACGCCTTAGCTGGTGAACACGACCGCCTAGCAGTAAGATCCTCGACCCGCTCACTGACAACTGTCCCCACCTTGCCGAAGGAGACCTGCTCCCGGCAGATGGGACACTCGTGGGAGAGGAACCTCAGGGCCGAGGGGAGGTCCCGGCACGACAGCACCGCCTCCAGCACCTCCTCCGGGGCGAAGCGCCGCTCCAGGGACAGAAGGCTCCGGAACATGTCTGCCTTGTCCCGTGGAATGCCAGCTGGGAGGGGCATCTAGGAGAGAAGGACCTTACATTGCGGTTAaagagttattattattataggtgTATTTAGCTAGCACTCGTGTCCAATTCGAAATACGCCGTTTGGTTTTTCCAAATGTTCGGTTACGTGGAACGCAGCCCTGGTTACCAAcccaatatttacatttcttcatttatctgacacttttctccaaagcgacttacgatgttaagttacttacagttatttacccatttatacagctgggtagttttactggagcagctcagggtaagtacctcgctcaagggtacaacagctacaggtgagattcaaacccgcgacctttttttgggtccaaaggcagcagctgtaaccactatgccaccagccgTCCTCCAAGAACGGAGCAGCTGCGGCTGTGAGCTCAGGAACCTTACCGGTTTTCGGTCGACCTTCTTCACCTGGATGGGGAAGTCCTGCTTGTTCACCGTGAAGATGCGATCTGTCTGCTTCAGTACCTGTTCTGCATCTGGAAATAAGGAGGGGGGGGCAGGAGCGTGGAGTGTATCATTAGTCCGGAAAGGGGAAGaggcatttaaaataaaaaataaaaaaagagattcTCGGatgcccccccacctccccgctGGGCTGCTCCAAAAAGGCCCATTAGGGCATCGCAGTTTACGGTTGGATTATGGGTATTATCGTTTAGACGGGTCGATGTAAAACAGCACTGTCGAAATTCCTGCTGGATAATAATGATGGGCAATTAATAAGGTATAGAAGGAGAGATAATGGAATTCAAATATGCCTGCAAAAAGATGCTGATGATATGCAAAGTCAGATTCCCAAAACAATATAATCCTTTCGCCGGGTCTCGATAATGAGTGAAAACAGCAAAAGTCGAAGCCGTGCTGGGATCTGCACTCATCGCCAGATTAACACTTTTTACAAAAgccgttgctgctgctgctgcttattATAACACGCTCAAGAGACATTTAAAGGGGAGCGATATTCGTATATCTTATCATTCTTGACTCGGAAAGACCCCCGAAGCAAACGGTCCAGCCCCCAGCATGCAACTTGCTCACATGGTGCGGATTTCAACGAAGATGAGAACGGATGATTAAATCCACAAAACGCTCAACGAATATGTGCCTGCGAGAGCTGAACTGCACCAGACCCCAGCATCCAgcatcgcccccccccccccgaagtaACTGACAGTCCATGGAGCCATATCCTACTTCCCCATGAGAAAGCCAAAGTAAGTGAAGCTAAGAGAAAAAGGTCCTTAAAAAGTAATTTGACCAatctatgaagaaaaaaaaaatatttctattatcTGTATATTGCACTTATACTataatttcagaatatttcaACAGCTGTGGCCAAGTGTAGCGAGTCTGGAAGTGCTGAGGAATCAGTGGCGCTTCGGAGAGCCAGCGGTGCATTCGAACCCTGAGTTATTCTGCGTTTTTAAGGACCTTTCGAAGGCGCTCACAATCAGCGGCGTATCGGCGAAGATATCGACGAGCAAAGAGGGCGGCGCTCGCCGTGCTCTCCGGCGCGATGCAGTGAGAGAAGACAGTGCCGAACGGCGGTGCAAGGAAGCCAAAGCGGAAATGCGTCAAAGCAGAGGGGGGCCCCTCCGCTCTTCCCTCGACTCGCCGACCGTAGGGTCCGGTACCTCTGTGGTCGCAGAACATGACGCAGGCCTGGTCGGGCCGCCCGGCGGGGTACGTCACATCGAGGACTTCGCCTCCCCCGTTCTGCAGTCGCTGGAAGTAAATGGTGAGCTTGTTCCTCATCCTGTGGGGGGGCAACCCCAGGGGAAGCCGGTTCACCTCGATCTCGTGCCTGTCGTCAACTAGACCTTGGCCTTCAGGGACGGGGCCCTTTTTCTCTGGCCTGGGGCTGGGGCCGGGGCCACCTTCAAGAAAACAACTGCTGCTGTCAAACCGGCCATCGGCTCATCTCCGGTCTTGGCTTTAGCGTCGCCGCGCTTCCGAGGACTGTAACCGTACGCGTGAGAACAGCGGAATTGGCATGTTTTGCCCGCGTTTACATGGATTCCCTCCGGGTGCGTTGGTTTCCTCCACACTTCAAAGACGTGTATATTTCAGGGtgactgatgactctaaattgtctctACAGAGAATGTGTGCGAc of the Scleropages formosus chromosome 7, fSclFor1.1, whole genome shotgun sequence genome contains:
- the LOC108937533 gene encoding uncharacterized protein LOC108937533 isoform X1; translation: MWRVDPDREHEALAACGYSFPAEAAADVRIATATYRDLHLYIDFYCYANMEKKKLVNLSGTIPVAYEGLMYNIPVCIWLHETHPQNPPKCLVRPSVSMVINTNSSFVDAAGLVFLRCLRNWVPGRCNLSVVIEEMRAAFQRETPLFTVTPFSPAAASAAPHPECPPQTGSGAAQQFLDPHRQYCPDAGPAYPASASPQRRAVPSPGPAPLSPAKTGPANTDGRQDGQPGTAGPSGTRKSYTEELLDLGITFGEERGHSPSPLNPFLQDTPAANTSPSNLEDVNNLFKSLQLDNVANMYQLNPGNRGGPGPSPRPEKKGPVPEGQGLVDDRHEIEVNRLPLGLPPHRMRNKLTIYFQRLQNGGGEVLDVTYPAGRPDQACVMFCDHRDAEQVLKQTDRIFTVNKQDFPIQVKKVDRKPMPLPAGIPRDKADMFRSLLSLERRFAPEEVLEAVLSCRDLPSALRFLSHECPICREQVSFGKIITMTHCSCAFCESCFKAYFSSVIKEKSIVAVACPICNKPDVRATARWEEAMDFFSLLDTQIRHYLDEETHELFQRKLRDHALQEMPNFRWCAHCSFGLLHEADRLRMDCPSCGKSTCSKCRGPWVPQHEGLTCEKFKEWQLHNNPEYQTARLEQLLSRNKIDCPKCRFRFYLSKGGCLHFRCTQCQHEFCGGCSRPFQPGPACNFSAECRTRGLHAHHPRDCLYHLRDWSVPRLQQLLQSHRVSYTLQPHGKGQAPRKERTGVCPVLEHRESSSQKEECCGKAAPPEYGGYCMLHYKECLVELINKNRLDPAELYNRAEMEAELQRWKIAVPRACPQEPEEVYLQRLRQVVKQQLRLPGNPGCAGKAAFPASRFTPVQEEPWSTAPNNPGRGVSPNSQILLLLND
- the LOC108937533 gene encoding uncharacterized protein LOC108937533 isoform X2, whose product is MWRVDPDREHEALAACGYSFPAEAAADVRIATATYRDLHLYIDFYCYANMEKKKLVNLSGTIPVAYEGLMYNIPVCIWLHETHPQNPPKCLVRPSVSMVINTNSSFVDAAGLVFLRCLRNWVPGRCNLSVVIEEMRAAFQRETPLFTVTPFSPAAASAAPHPECPPQTGSGAAQQFLDPHRQYCPDAGPAYPASASPQRRAVPSPGPAPLSPAKTGPANTDGRQDGQPGTAGPSGTRKSYTEELLDLGITFGEERGHSPSPLNPFLQDTPAANTSPSNLEDVNNLFKSLQLDNVANMYQLNPGGPGPSPRPEKKGPVPEGQGLVDDRHEIEVNRLPLGLPPHRMRNKLTIYFQRLQNGGGEVLDVTYPAGRPDQACVMFCDHRDAEQVLKQTDRIFTVNKQDFPIQVKKVDRKPMPLPAGIPRDKADMFRSLLSLERRFAPEEVLEAVLSCRDLPSALRFLSHECPICREQVSFGKIITMTHCSCAFCESCFKAYFSSVIKEKSIVAVACPICNKPDVRATARWEEAMDFFSLLDTQIRHYLDEETHELFQRKLRDHALQEMPNFRWCAHCSFGLLHEADRLRMDCPSCGKSTCSKCRGPWVPQHEGLTCEKFKEWQLHNNPEYQTARLEQLLSRNKIDCPKCRFRFYLSKGGCLHFRCTQCQHEFCGGCSRPFQPGPACNFSAECRTRGLHAHHPRDCLYHLRDWSVPRLQQLLQSHRVSYTLQPHGKGQAPRKERTGVCPVLEHRESSSQKEECCGKAAPPEYGGYCMLHYKECLVELINKNRLDPAELYNRAEMEAELQRWKIAVPRACPQEPEEVYLQRLRQVVKQQLRLPGNPGCAGKAAFPASRFTPVQEEPWSTAPNNPGRGVSPNSQILLLLND
- the LOC108937533 gene encoding E3 ubiquitin-protein ligase RNF31 isoform X3; amino-acid sequence: MWRVDPDREHEALAACGYSFPAEAAADVRIATATYRDLHLYIDFYCYANMEKKKLVNLSGTIPVAYEGLMYNIPVCIWLHETHPQNPPKCLVRPSVSMVINTNSSFVDAAGLVFLRCLRNWVPGRCNLSVVIEEMRAAFQRETPLFTVTPFSPAAASAAPHPECPPQTGSGAAQQFLDPHRQYCPDAGPAYPASASPQRRAVPSPGPAPLSPAKTGPANTDGRQDGQPGTAGPSGTRKSYTEELLDLGITFGEERGHSPSPLNPFLQDTPAANTSPSNLEDVNNLFKSLQLDNVANMYQLNPGNRDAEQVLKQTDRIFTVNKQDFPIQVKKVDRKPMPLPAGIPRDKADMFRSLLSLERRFAPEEVLEAVLSCRDLPSALRFLSHECPICREQVSFGKIITMTHCSCAFCESCFKAYFSSVIKEKSIVAVACPICNKPDVRATARWEEAMDFFSLLDTQIRHYLDEETHELFQRKLRDHALQEMPNFRWCAHCSFGLLHEADRLRMDCPSCGKSTCSKCRGPWVPQHEGLTCEKFKEWQLHNNPEYQTARLEQLLSRNKIDCPKCRFRFYLSKGGCLHFRCTQCQHEFCGGCSRPFQPGPACNFSAECRTRGLHAHHPRDCLYHLRDWSVPRLQQLLQSHRVSYTLQPHGKGQAPRKERTGVCPVLEHRESSSQKEECCGKAAPPEYGGYCMLHYKECLVELINKNRLDPAELYNRAEMEAELQRWKIAVPRACPQEPEEVYLQRLRQVVKQQLRLPGNPGCAGKAAFPASRFTPVQEEPWSTAPNNPGRGVSPNSQILLLLND